One Synechococcus sp. PROS-9-1 DNA window includes the following coding sequences:
- a CDS encoding carotenoid oxygenase family protein gives MTVAPTSARFNRSEWSSAFRNVDEELTDVPLKPVRGEVPDALLGSLYRNGPGRLERDGQRVHHPFDGDGMITALHFDSEGVRCSNRFVRTSGWKAEEAAGKVLFRGVFGSQKPGGPLANAFDLRLKNIANTSVVRLGDDLLALWEAAEPHALDPQTLETRGISLLGGVLKKGEAFSAHPRFDPGHHGDPRMVTFGVKTGPRSTVRLMEFATTDNAAAGIRAGDLLSDRRDSFAGFAFLHDFAITPNWAVFLQNAINFNPLPFVLGQKGAAQCLTSNPNGKAKFWLIPRDSGVFAGQEPRVIDAPDGFVFHHLNAWEEDGEVVVESIYYSDFPSIGPDQDFADVNFDLIPEGLLEQCRINLDSESIKTTRLSERCCEFAMVNPKQQGLPCRFAWMAAAAREQGNDPLQVIKKLDLQTGERHIWSAAPSGFVSEPLMVPRPGASAEDDGWVLDLVWNGARQASDLVILAASDLEEVAVLELPLAIPHGLHGSWVAES, from the coding sequence GTGACCGTTGCACCCACCTCTGCTCGTTTCAATCGCTCGGAATGGTCCAGTGCCTTCCGCAACGTGGACGAAGAACTAACGGATGTGCCCTTGAAGCCAGTGCGTGGTGAGGTGCCGGATGCGTTGCTCGGTTCGCTGTATCGCAATGGACCTGGCCGTTTGGAACGGGATGGTCAGCGCGTGCATCATCCGTTCGATGGTGACGGAATGATCACAGCTCTTCACTTTGACTCCGAAGGCGTGCGTTGCAGCAACCGCTTCGTTCGCACCAGTGGTTGGAAAGCTGAGGAGGCTGCAGGCAAGGTGTTGTTTCGCGGTGTTTTTGGGAGCCAAAAACCAGGAGGTCCGCTGGCGAATGCCTTTGACCTAAGGCTCAAAAATATTGCCAACACCAGCGTGGTTCGGCTTGGAGATGATCTCTTGGCTTTGTGGGAAGCCGCTGAGCCCCACGCCTTAGATCCCCAAACCCTGGAGACAAGGGGGATTTCCCTTCTCGGTGGTGTGCTCAAGAAAGGCGAGGCCTTTAGTGCTCACCCCCGTTTTGACCCCGGCCATCACGGTGACCCGCGGATGGTGACCTTCGGAGTGAAAACCGGTCCTCGCAGCACGGTTCGCTTGATGGAATTTGCGACCACCGACAATGCTGCGGCTGGAATTCGAGCCGGTGATCTGCTCAGCGATCGCCGGGATTCGTTCGCCGGCTTCGCCTTCCTGCATGACTTCGCGATCACTCCGAATTGGGCGGTGTTTCTGCAAAATGCGATCAATTTCAATCCGCTCCCCTTTGTGCTCGGACAAAAAGGAGCGGCTCAATGCCTCACGTCCAACCCCAATGGCAAGGCCAAATTTTGGTTGATCCCCAGAGATAGCGGTGTTTTCGCTGGTCAGGAACCACGGGTTATTGATGCTCCCGATGGCTTCGTGTTTCATCACCTCAATGCCTGGGAAGAGGACGGAGAGGTGGTCGTGGAGAGCATCTACTACAGCGACTTTCCTTCGATTGGTCCCGATCAGGATTTCGCAGATGTGAATTTCGACCTCATCCCCGAGGGCTTGCTCGAGCAATGCCGCATCAATCTTGATTCTGAGTCGATCAAAACCACCCGTCTCAGTGAGCGCTGTTGTGAGTTCGCCATGGTGAACCCCAAACAGCAGGGCCTTCCCTGCCGCTTTGCCTGGATGGCGGCCGCGGCGCGAGAACAGGGGAATGATCCTTTGCAGGTGATTAAAAAACTCGATCTTCAAACCGGCGAACGGCACATTTGGAGTGCAGCGCCATCTGGTTTCGTCAGTGAACCGTTGATGGTGCCTCGCCCCGGCGCCAGTGCAGAGGACGACGGCTGGGTGTTGGACCTGGTTTGGAATGGAGCGAGACAGGCCTCTGATCTGGTGATTCTTGCTGCTTCTGACCTTGAAGAAGTGGCTGTGCTGGAGCTCCCCCTAGCGATTCCCCATGGACTGCACGGCAGTTGGGTGGCGGAGTCCTGA
- a CDS encoding FAD-dependent oxidoreductase has translation MTSTSLPSSAAVVIIGGGMAGLSCAASLARRGISDVILLEGKTLAHARASSFGETRMFREMYSDPVLCRLAQEANRLWREEETHAGEILRDTHGLLFYGESWDEETIEGSIPGARKVMDDQGIPYEALSASQIAERFPLKPKADFTGLFEPTAGAVRSDKVIAHWVRTARTAGHQLVEHSPVSSIDADGGGVTLEGGQHISAGHVVVACGIWSQLLLTPLGLAPKLEIWPMLWAHYTVDPALASRYPQWFCFQKERGDDGGLYYGFPSLSTTADGRPRIKAGIDWSPKELRVAEPNAMCTEAPARLLELLDTFLFNELDGVQERVETVMSPYSMTSDVNFVLDRLTPKLSLFAGGSGQSFKFAPLIGDSLARLASGEQPAADISCWSHQRDAVRA, from the coding sequence ATGACTTCCACCTCTCTCCCCTCCAGCGCAGCAGTGGTGATCATCGGGGGCGGTATGGCCGGCCTCAGCTGTGCCGCATCACTCGCGCGCCGAGGAATCAGCGACGTCATTCTTCTTGAAGGCAAAACCCTCGCCCATGCGCGAGCCAGCAGCTTCGGCGAGACCCGAATGTTCCGGGAGATGTATTCCGACCCGGTGCTCTGCCGTCTCGCTCAGGAAGCCAATCGCCTTTGGCGAGAAGAGGAGACCCATGCAGGGGAAATTTTGCGCGACACCCATGGACTTCTCTTCTACGGAGAAAGCTGGGATGAGGAGACGATCGAAGGATCAATCCCCGGAGCGCGCAAAGTGATGGATGATCAGGGCATCCCCTATGAAGCCCTAAGTGCCTCTCAGATCGCAGAGCGCTTCCCGCTGAAACCTAAAGCCGATTTCACCGGACTATTCGAACCCACCGCTGGTGCCGTCCGCAGCGACAAAGTCATTGCCCATTGGGTGCGCACCGCCCGTACAGCAGGCCATCAGCTCGTTGAGCACAGCCCTGTTAGCAGCATTGATGCTGACGGCGGCGGCGTCACTCTCGAAGGCGGTCAGCACATCAGTGCAGGACACGTTGTTGTGGCCTGCGGCATTTGGAGTCAACTCCTGCTGACCCCTCTAGGGCTGGCTCCCAAACTGGAAATCTGGCCGATGCTTTGGGCCCACTACACCGTGGATCCAGCTCTCGCTAGCCGCTACCCCCAGTGGTTTTGTTTCCAAAAAGAGCGCGGCGATGACGGAGGCCTCTATTACGGCTTCCCCTCCCTCAGCACCACAGCTGACGGACGTCCTCGCATCAAAGCCGGGATCGACTGGTCTCCCAAGGAGCTCCGCGTCGCGGAACCCAATGCGATGTGCACCGAAGCGCCGGCCCGCCTCCTGGAGCTCCTGGACACCTTCCTGTTTAACGAACTGGACGGCGTGCAAGAGCGGGTGGAAACGGTGATGAGCCCCTATTCGATGACGAGCGATGTGAATTTCGTATTGGATCGTCTCACCCCCAAACTGAGCCTGTTTGCCGGTGGATCCGGCCAATCGTTCAAATTTGCGCCGCTCATTGGTGATTCGCTAGCCCGTCTTGCTAGCGGTGAACAACCAGCAGCCGATATCTCCTGCTGGAGCCATCAACGCGACGCTGTCCGCGCCTAA
- a CDS encoding BCCT family transporter: protein MSESPTTKRSSLSQPPLWVGAIPLLIFLLVSAIDLALAKHFTETGKTIVSHSLGGLWQWMVMLLFLIALAIAISPVGKLRLGGATAKPSLKFFDWCAVLICTLLAGGGVFWSAAEPLYHFQTPSPVFEGVVGSTPAAVDPALAVSFLHWGFLAWALVTTTTTITFSILEQRGEPLRPRTLLVNILPKGWVNGPIGDVADGLSVVAAIAGTVGPLGFLSLQLSNAAGQLPWLSDSAGLQSLVVVLLTAVFATSTVSGIQKGIKWLSELNVWLTLVLGAGLLILGPGIWLIQHFFSGFWTYLVHLPQMALMPRSDVTEPWLNSWTVFYWGWFLGYAPLMGLFTAGVSRGRSIRELVLAVAILCPIVTNIWFTLLGGTGMSLELGGAGISEALAQSGAAASLLAILSALPLSGLLIPIGLLLVVLFMCTSADSMSYAAAMVVSGRNEPSQRLRLFWALMIGSLTLVLLRIGTGLGDSTSIDALQAFIVITAVPVTPLVLFTLWSAPRLAFKEWQRTGQAAQAAD from the coding sequence TTGTCTGAATCCCCCACGACAAAACGCTCCTCGCTGAGCCAGCCACCCCTTTGGGTTGGTGCCATCCCACTGCTGATTTTCCTGCTGGTCTCCGCCATCGATCTGGCGTTAGCGAAGCACTTCACGGAAACCGGCAAAACCATCGTCAGCCATTCGCTAGGTGGGCTGTGGCAATGGATGGTGATGCTGCTGTTCCTGATCGCCCTGGCCATTGCAATCAGTCCGGTAGGGAAACTACGGCTTGGGGGAGCAACAGCGAAGCCAAGTCTGAAATTTTTCGATTGGTGCGCTGTCTTGATTTGCACCCTGCTCGCGGGCGGCGGTGTGTTCTGGTCTGCAGCTGAGCCGCTCTACCACTTTCAAACGCCCTCCCCTGTCTTTGAGGGAGTAGTGGGAAGCACGCCGGCAGCTGTTGATCCAGCTTTAGCCGTGAGCTTTCTGCATTGGGGCTTCCTCGCCTGGGCGCTCGTGACCACCACAACAACAATCACATTTTCAATTTTGGAACAGAGGGGCGAACCGCTGCGGCCTCGAACTCTCTTAGTCAACATCCTTCCCAAGGGTTGGGTGAACGGCCCCATTGGAGATGTTGCGGATGGCCTTTCGGTTGTCGCGGCCATCGCCGGAACCGTTGGCCCTCTTGGTTTCCTGTCGCTTCAACTCAGCAATGCAGCGGGACAACTCCCATGGCTAAGTGATAGTGCCGGACTTCAGTCCCTTGTGGTGGTCCTGCTCACAGCAGTCTTTGCCACATCCACCGTCAGCGGCATCCAAAAAGGCATTAAGTGGCTTTCGGAACTCAACGTCTGGCTCACCCTTGTTTTAGGGGCCGGGTTGCTGATCCTTGGACCTGGCATTTGGCTGATCCAGCATTTTTTCAGCGGTTTTTGGACCTACCTGGTACATCTGCCTCAGATGGCTTTGATGCCTCGATCAGACGTCACTGAACCGTGGCTGAACAGCTGGACTGTTTTTTATTGGGGCTGGTTTTTGGGCTATGCACCACTCATGGGTCTGTTCACGGCCGGGGTGAGCCGCGGCCGCAGCATCCGTGAACTGGTCTTAGCCGTTGCCATCCTCTGCCCGATTGTGACCAATATCTGGTTCACCTTGCTTGGTGGAACTGGAATGAGCCTGGAGCTTGGAGGCGCAGGCATCAGTGAGGCCCTAGCGCAGAGCGGAGCGGCTGCATCCTTGCTGGCCATCCTGAGTGCGCTTCCCCTCTCAGGTCTGCTGATCCCGATCGGGCTCCTGTTGGTGGTTCTGTTCATGTGCACAAGTGCCGATTCGATGAGTTATGCCGCCGCCATGGTGGTGAGTGGACGCAATGAGCCATCGCAACGGTTGCGGCTGTTCTGGGCCTTGATGATCGGCAGCCTCACCTTGGTGTTATTGAGAATCGGTACGGGTTTAGGTGACAGCACCTCGATTGACGCCCTACAAGCGTTCATCGTGATCACAGCAGTGCCGGTCACACCGCTGGTGTTGTTCACGCTGTGGAGCGCTCCAAGGTTGGCTTTCAAGGAATGGCAACGCACTGGTCAAGCTGCTCAAGCTGCGGACTGA
- a CDS encoding Glu/Leu/Phe/Val dehydrogenase dimerization domain-containing protein, with translation MTIGSLQSAGTPAVSVLAQHVSDHLSVFVVAESSDTGKPANGGLRLLNYSSDEDCIADGHRLASLMTHKHDLYGTGFAGGKIVARAAEPASVKDELISVTADLLQSLNGAMITGCDLNTSLEDMERLMSLTPHVLAAVGSPVDASAATAFGTVGAVEAVLAQSLTEAKPGRALVHGCGAVGGTVAKTLIQHGWDVFTVDMDPERAGLPGATPLPPNSPWWDQELDLLLPCSISGLIDREMASALQVKAIVPAANAPFQKPEIADDLRHRSIRVLPDPLVNAGAVIADSIERFSPEAWGSATPQQVYDFVRHEVRQRSTDFLKQRGDGLTVSDALVEVAAHSGKDPIGLSFGMAA, from the coding sequence ATGACCATCGGCTCTCTGCAATCCGCCGGCACCCCTGCGGTGTCGGTGCTGGCTCAACATGTCTCCGATCATCTTTCGGTGTTCGTGGTGGCCGAAAGCAGCGATACCGGCAAGCCCGCTAACGGCGGCCTGCGGCTGCTCAATTATTCCAGTGATGAAGACTGCATCGCTGATGGGCACCGGTTGGCCAGCCTGATGACCCACAAGCACGACCTCTACGGAACGGGCTTCGCTGGCGGCAAAATTGTCGCCAGGGCTGCGGAACCCGCCTCTGTCAAAGATGAGTTGATCAGCGTCACCGCTGACCTCCTCCAATCCTTGAACGGCGCCATGATCACCGGCTGTGATCTCAACACAAGCCTGGAAGACATGGAGCGATTGATGTCGCTCACACCTCATGTTTTGGCGGCTGTCGGAAGCCCCGTGGATGCAAGCGCCGCCACCGCCTTTGGAACCGTGGGAGCCGTTGAGGCGGTTCTTGCACAATCTCTTACAGAAGCGAAGCCAGGCAGAGCCCTGGTACACGGATGTGGGGCTGTGGGTGGAACGGTGGCGAAAACCTTGATCCAGCACGGCTGGGACGTCTTTACCGTTGACATGGATCCCGAGCGTGCGGGGCTTCCAGGCGCGACACCCCTTCCCCCCAACAGCCCGTGGTGGGACCAGGAACTCGACCTCCTCTTGCCCTGCTCCATCTCGGGTCTAATCGACCGGGAGATGGCCAGTGCTTTGCAGGTCAAAGCGATCGTCCCAGCCGCCAATGCTCCTTTCCAGAAGCCCGAAATTGCCGATGATCTGCGTCATCGCAGCATCCGCGTCCTACCCGATCCACTCGTGAATGCAGGCGCCGTCATTGCCGACTCGATCGAGCGCTTCTCTCCTGAGGCCTGGGGCAGTGCCACACCACAGCAGGTGTACGACTTTGTTCGCCACGAAGTGCGTCAGCGCTCCACTGATTTCTTAAAACAACGGGGAGATGGTCTCACTGTCAGTGACGCTCTGGTTGAAGTTGCCGCCCACAGCGGTAAAGATCCCATAGGACTCAGCTTCGGAATGGCCGCATGA
- a CDS encoding SAM-dependent methyltransferase, which yields MAIAMTTGYSAQTEGARLCIDAASDWALTCVDQLTNDSSYVLMDYGAADGGTAVGLWSQVLDRLHKRQPKAHLTLIGNDLPSNDNVALAENIAKQLGRPPNPTVLVSARSFYEPLVAPETVSFGFSATAMHWLSESPGPLNTHTHVLASDDKEALERFTAQAMKDWASVLELRSAELAVGGRLLTVNLSRDEEGRYLGHNGGVTRNVHDQLHQIWRSLADEGVISEEIYRKGTILNFYKSPEEFMAPLKDKTSAAYINGLRLVEERTVHVPCPYRKRWNEDADTASFAEGLMATIRSWSRHSFASVAGDQTADLVYERLKERIAASPEEWSLDYVEHHQIMERVA from the coding sequence ATGGCCATCGCCATGACCACGGGTTACAGCGCGCAAACCGAGGGCGCACGCCTCTGCATCGATGCCGCCTCGGACTGGGCCCTGACTTGTGTTGATCAATTAACGAATGATTCCAGCTACGTGCTGATGGATTACGGCGCTGCCGACGGTGGCACCGCTGTTGGACTGTGGTCCCAGGTTTTGGATCGGCTCCACAAACGCCAGCCCAAAGCCCATCTCACCTTGATTGGCAACGATCTACCAAGCAACGACAACGTTGCTTTGGCCGAAAATATCGCTAAGCAACTGGGGCGCCCCCCCAATCCCACCGTGCTGGTGAGTGCTCGCAGCTTTTATGAGCCCCTGGTGGCCCCTGAAACCGTGAGTTTCGGATTCTCAGCCACAGCCATGCATTGGTTGAGTGAATCCCCTGGCCCCCTCAACACGCACACCCACGTGCTCGCCTCAGACGACAAAGAAGCCCTAGAGCGCTTCACCGCTCAAGCGATGAAGGATTGGGCCAGCGTTCTCGAACTGCGCAGCGCGGAGCTCGCCGTGGGAGGCCGCCTGCTCACCGTGAATTTGTCCCGTGACGAGGAGGGCCGATACCTGGGGCACAACGGTGGGGTGACTCGCAATGTTCACGACCAGCTGCATCAGATCTGGCGCAGCCTGGCTGATGAAGGGGTGATCAGCGAAGAGATCTACCGCAAGGGAACGATCCTGAACTTCTACAAGTCTCCAGAGGAGTTCATGGCCCCCCTGAAGGACAAGACTTCAGCGGCCTATATCAATGGCCTCAGGCTCGTTGAAGAGCGCACCGTTCACGTGCCCTGCCCTTATCGCAAGCGTTGGAACGAAGACGCTGACACAGCATCTTTCGCTGAGGGACTGATGGCGACCATCCGTAGCTGGAGCCGCCACAGTTTTGCCTCCGTCGCTGGGGATCAAACAGCGGATCTCGTCTATGAGCGTCTAAAGGAGCGCATCGCAGCGTCTCCAGAGGAGTGGAGCCTCGATTACGTGGAGCACCACCAGATCATGGAGCGTGTGGCCTGA